The segment TGCTATAGGAACCCAAATGGGCAGCCGCTGGTAGAGGCTACATCATAATTAAAGTGAAAAATGTACATAATAGGTTTATGCTGAGTGGAAAACAGGAATAGGGAGTATAAGTAGGTGATACATATGTTTGATAATTTATTGTTTCAGTTGCCGTTTATTATTTTTATCGGCTTATTTTCCCAATGGCTTGCGTGGCGTTTTCGGATGCCAGCGATCGTTGTAATGAGTATAGCAGGGTTGGTAATTGGTCCTTTTACAGGGCTAGTAGCCCCGAAGGAAACGTTTGGACCAATGTTTCAAACGCTTATTTCGTTAGCGGTAGCGGTAATTTTATTTGAAGGAAGCTTGAGCCTTGATTTTCGTGAAATACGAGGGTTTCGCAAATCGATTTTACGCATTTCTACAGTAGGGGCGGCTATTGCGTGGATAGCAGGCTCTATTGCTGCCCATTTTGTTGCAGGCTTATCATGGCCTGTATCATTTGTTATTGGGGGGCTATTTATTGTTACAGGCCCAACGGTGATTTTACCCTTGCTTAGACAGGCAAAACTAAAGGAGCGGCCAGCAACGATTCTGAAATGGGAGGGCATTGTTGTTGATCCGTTTGGGGCTTTGCTAGCTTTATTTGCTTATCAGGTTGTGCTAGGTATTTATCAGCTAGAGGGTGGAACCTCCTTAACTGTCTTTTTTATTTCTGCTTTTTTAGCGGCTCTGTTAGGTGGTCTTGTAGGCTTTATCATGGGGCAATGCTTGGAGCGAAGTTTGATTCCAGAGTTTTTAAAGTCGCCTTTACTGCTGGCACTGATCTTACTGGTGTTTGCGATCAGTGATGCGATTATGCATGAAACAGGTCTGCTGGCGGTGACTGTGATGGGGCTAGTGATGGCGAATATGCATTTAAAGAGCCACCACGAGTTGCTGCATTTTAAAGAAAACATTTCTGTCATTTTAATTTCCAGTGTGTTTATTATGCTTACCTCGTCATTGACTGTTGATATTTTATGGCAGCTTTTAGATTGGCGTATGCTATTATTTGTGCTGGCGATGATGTTTATTGTGCGACCACTCTCTATTTGGATTGCTACGATTAATACAGGCTTAACGCTGGAGGAGCGGGCATTGATCGGCTGGATTGCACCAAGAGGGATTGTGGCATTAACGGTTTCAGGGTATTTTGCGACAGCGCTGCAGGAGGTAGGGTTTCAAAGTGCACAGATGTTGACGGCTTTAACATTGGCACTTGTCTTTGCAACCGTTGTAGCTCATGGCTTTAGTATTGGCTGGCTGGCAAAGAAGCTGAATTTACAGGCCTCCTCTGGTACAGGTATTATGATTGTAGGAGCCTCACCATTTACAACACAATTAGCGGTATCGCTTAAAAATAATGATATTGATGTGTTCATGATGGATCGTTCATGGGAGGATTTATCACCAGCTAGGCAGCAAGGCATTACCACAGAAGCAGGTGATATTTTAAGTGAGCATACGGAGTTTTATGTAGATTTAACGCCTTATGACCAGCTAATTGTGGCGACAAAGCAGGATGCCTATAATGTGCTTGTTTGTGCTGAGTTTGCCCCAGAGCTAGGACATCCGAATATTTATCAAACGGCACTGCATTCAACAGACCCTAAAAACTATTCACGGAAATATGGTGGACAATTATTAGTAGATGCCGAGCATGATATTCATCAATTAAATGCGCTGATAGAGCAAGGTGCACAGCTACGTCAAACGAAAATTACAGAGGTATTTACGTGGGAGGATTATTTAGCGCAAAATCCTCAAGCGGTCATGGTCTATGCAATTACACAGGATGGGGATATTGTGTTAGATATGGTCAATAAATATGATGATATAAAGCATGAGCCACATACGATTATTAGTTTAATTGGCTAACATCAGCCACTCTAGTCGGGAATTGACCGTTTAGAGTGGCTGTTTTTTTAATGGAATGCCCAGTGCAAAAATAATAGCTACCGAAGCCTTGCCAGTGTTATACAAAGCAAGCATAGCCAATAAAGGGATGCAATGACATCATGGCTTTAAATGACCCCAAAATGCTCCATAGCCCAATACCAAGGAGGAATTGGAAAATCGGATTTTCCCCTGCTAATTGGACATCGATTTCTAAGAAGAAACGTAGTGTTACATAGAGTGCCATGGCTCACATAATTCGCTGTAAATGTGTCTTGCTAAAAGCGTCAGCATATTTTAGACCATAGCCTAGTGCGCGATCTAGGAAAATATGTGCCAGCCAAATCAAAGCCGTCATCAGAAGCGTTGGGATTGATGCTATAAAAGCAATCACCATAAGGAGCGCAGGTAGTACAAAGCTATGCCCGATATTATAGAAGGAAGCGCCTGCTTTTGTATGCCATAGATAGCCGAGCATTGTAATATCAGGCAGCAGGAGGAATAATAGAAAAGAAAGCCATGAAAAATCTAAGTATCCATAAAAAAAGATTGTGATGCCAAAGGCAATCAGATATTCGACAGTGATAATGTTGCGGGGCTTCAGCTTAATCACGCCCTTTTCGTAAATTTTGATACATATCCTCTATTAATTCAGCGATTTTTTCCTGATTTTCTTCATAGTGTCCATCTGCCATATATGCTTGCGTAAGCTGTAAGGATTGCAATGCATGCTGATAAAAATGTAGCTGCTGCTTGATAGCAGTAATTTTTGAGGTGAAAAGTTGCATGGTTGCCTGATTGCAGGATGTTGAGATGGGTTTTTGATCGAGTGCCAGTAGCTGCTTTATTTCTTGTAATGTAAAGCCAAGCTGCCGTAGCACAATAATTAATTTCATGGTGTGCTCGCAGTCAGTATTGAAAATACGATAGCCATTGTCCTGCTTTAGAGGATGGAGCAGCCCTTCCTTTTCATAGTAACGAATTGTATCGGTTGTCACAGCAAATTTCTCAGCGAATTGTTTAATTTTCATGATACACACCTCCTATAGTGATCCTAACATTGGAGAAGACTCCAAGGTCAAGAAGTATTTGCGAGAAGATGAAACGGTCGGCTATTGGCAATCGTTTTATAGTGTAAGAGGGGGAGGTGGACGCCATACTTGACAACATAATCGATGAACATGCAGAGCATTTATTACGTCTTGCCTATTTTTATGTGAAAAACCGTTATGCGGCGGAGGATATTGTGCAGGAGGTTTTCATTAAATTTTCACAGCGGGATTATGAGGAGCGTGGACAGCTAAGGGCTTATTTATCAACGCTAACAATTAACCAAAGCAAGGATTATTTAAAAAGCTGGCATTATAAAAAATTATTATTACAGGAAAAAATATTTCCTGCACAGGTAAAGAGGCAGCGGGATGAGCTTGTTGCGGCAGAGGAGCGTTCCCAGATTGGAGCCGCCATTTTACAGCTATCATTGCTCTATCGAGAGCCGTTAATTCTTTATTATTATGAGGAAATGAAGGTTCATGACATTGCTCAGCTACTCGGCGTTTCTGAAAATACGGTAAAAACAAGGCTGAGGCGGGCAAGGGAAGCTTTAAAGCCTCATCTACAGCAGGAGGAATGGGAGGTGCTACAGCATGAATAATCTACAAAAGGAATTAGCAAAGGTTGCAGGGGATATGACAGCCAGCAAAGAACGAGTGAAGGTACGCGTCTTACAGCATCAAACAAAGCGCCGTCAAAAGCCACTACGTTTTGCAATACTGACAACGATTGTAACGCTGTGTATAGCAGGATTTATACTTGTGCAGTTTGCAGCGAAGGAAACTGAGCAGGGAGCCTTACTGTTGAATGAAGCGCAGTTTGAGCATTTTAAGCAGCTCAGTCGTATTTGGGGGTTTAGTCAGGAGGAGGGATTTTCTAAAGAGAATATTTATCGTAGCTATGAACAGCTTGTTGCCTCCTACTATTTTGGCGAATCATTAGGTCTTACGTATACAAAGGCAGAGCTGGAGGTGGAGCGACAAAAGCAAATTGATGAACTAACATCGTTTCAGCAATTACCTAACCACGCAAAGCTATTTCATGGGTTAGCGCCAGCAGAATATGTAGAAGCCTATGCGGAGTCATTGTTACCGATGTATACAATGAGAACAAAGCTGTATGAGATGTATCGGGAAAAATATCCAGAATTTGCTACTTTTTATGAAGTGGCTGATCTGGATGCTAAGCGTTATTTTCAAGCTCATTTTGCGGAGCAGTTAAGCGCATTTCAGCAGGCACATCATATGAAGCAAGCTGATTATGCCCAAGGCTCCAATAAAGTAGGAACCGTTGCTCATATAGAGGAGAATATGTTTTTATTTGTAGAAGGAGTTATCCCAGCAGATATTGAACAGCTATCGAAGGAAGAGGTTTTCCAGCAATATAAAGGCGCTAGATGGTATCCACTATTAGCTGACTTTTCGATAGCACAAGGAGATTATTTAACATTGCGTTCACTGCAAGAGATGGTCAGTGAAAGGAATGGAGCTATCTATCAATATGGTTTAGCAGATAGCGTGAAGGTTTTTCAGCCAGATGTTACAAAGCGGCTGGAGGTGCATAATGAGCAGGAGGTAGCGCAAATTTTGCAGGGACTGAGCTGGCAGCCGAAAGCGTATCTTGGTAGACCACCTGCGTATTCCTTTTTACTAGAAGGTGTGCGTATTGAAATTTGGAAGGGCTATGATGGGGCATTACATCTTTATAAAATAGGGAGCGGGGAGCTTCAGCTAAAGGGTGAGCAAGCACAGCAGTTAAAAGCCCTTTTAGGCATAGCAGCATCTTAAATTATTATTTTTGAACAAGTTTCCATTATGGAAGCTTGTTTTTTTATTATGATGCATATGTACCATCTTAACAGAACTTCTAAGATATAATACAATTAAATTGTACAATACCTAGATAAATATACTAATAATTAGGATGAATGACTTAATTACTGTGGCATAAATGAGTCTAAAGGATTGTAATATTTTATCGGTGTGGGTAGTATTAAAGAAGTGAGGGCAAAGAGAAGGAGGGGCGGTATGAACACACAAGAATTTGAAGAATTATGGATTACGCTCAATGAATTGTATAATGCGAATCGCTTTTTAGAATATATAGAAATTAGCAGTGCCGCAATTGACAGTGCCATTAAGCTTGGGGTGTACGACAAAGCTATTCTTTTATTAAACTATAGCTGTGCTAGTTATTTTTATACAGGTGATTTACAGCTTTCTATGAGCGTATTGGAGCGCTATCGAGAGCTAACCTTTCAGCATGGCAACGACATTGATGTTATTCAATATTACAATTTAGCATCGATTTATTGGGGAACATTTGGTCATTTAAAGAAATCGGAGGAGCTCATGTTAAAGGGGCTAAAAATTGCTGAACATATTCAGCATGCCAAGAGCTTAGGAAAGCTTTACAATAATTTAAGCGATTTAGAAATTTCAATAGGTAATTATCAAAAAGCAAAGGACTTCGCCTTTAAAAGTCTTTACTATGCTAATGCTTTTGAGGTAAAGCATCAAGAGCCTTTTACAGATATTTTGCACCCTAAAACAAACTTAGCGATTGCTCATATTGAGCTGGGGGAATTTCAGGAGGCGAATACACTGCTGCAGGAGCTATTAGCAACGATTCAGCAGCCGCCATACTCAAAGGTGCAGTTAGAGGTATTTAATGCTTATGCCTTGCTATGTGAAAGGCAGGGACGTGTAAATGAAGCAATTGATTTATATCAAAAAACAAAATATTATGCTTTGCAAAATAATGATTTAGCCATGCTGCAAGCAATTTATAATTCCCTAGTAAAGCTCATCGAGGAGCAGGGCAATAAAGTTGTTTTATGTGCTGTGCAAAAAGAGTATATTAATATATTGCTAGAAATGCAGCGAGAAAACTATGCGCATGTTTTGTTTGAAATGGAATATAACGACCATAAAAAGCAATTTGAAAAAAATGCCTATATTGATCCGCTGACAAATATTTATAATCGTCGTTATTTTGATGAGCAGGCAGAAAAAATGACGGAAAAAGCAGCCGCAAGCCATCAGTCATTAGCACTTATTATGGTGGACCTAGATCATTTTAAAGAAATTAATGATAAAAATGGTCATTTATTTGGCGATGATGCCTTAACAACGACAGCCAAAACGTTAAAGGACTTTTTTCAGTTTCTTCCGTCGATTGTCGCCCGCTTTGGTGGGGATGAGTTTATTATACTGAGTGAAATAGCAGAGGGAGAAACAATTCAAACAATGGCTGCCAACCTTTATCAAACATTATCCTCACTATCCTTAACCGTGCAGGAGGAGGTTGTGCAGCTAGCGTTTAGTATTGGCGTAAGCACAAATGAGCAGGGCAAGATTGTAAAGGTGGAGGAGTTGATTCGCCGTGCAGATACAGCGCTCTATGCCTCTAAGCGTAATGGGCGCAACCAAATTACACACTATAACCATTATTGTGATATGGGAAATGGTATATAAGCAAAAGGGGGCACTTCATTAAAAGGAGTGCCTCTTTTTCATGGAATACAATAACTTTTATCAACAAAAATTTATTGTAAAACGATAAATTGTATGATAAAGTCAACAGAAGAATTAATAAATGAGGTGTATGAAATGAAACAGCAAACACTTTTTTTAAAGACGGCTGTTGTGTTAATGGGGTTGCCTATTTTAGTGTTATGTATATGGAGGGTTCCTTCGCTTGCGTTGAAGGCCATACAGTATTTTCCGAAAACAACGCTGTTTGCTTTACTAATTATTTATGGAGCGGCGATTGCCTTTTTTATTGCTTTGTACATGGCTTTGAAGCTATTAAGCTATATTGACCAAAGCATTGCCTTTTCGGGACAGTCTGTCAAGGCTTTAAAGAATATTAAATTTTGTGCGATAATAATTAGTAGTTTGTATGTGATCGGTATGCCGCTTATCTACTACGTAGCGGAGGCTGATGATGCGCCGGGGCTTATTATTATTGGTCTAGTAATTATTTTTGCTTCCTTTGTGATAGCGGTTTTTGCGGCTGTGCTTCAAAAGCTTTTGGAAAATGCCATCGCTATCAAATCAGAAAATGATTTAACGATTTGAGGTGAAGATTATGGCGATTATTATTAATATTGATGTGATGCTGGCGAAACGGAAAATGAGTGTAACGGAGCTTTCGGAAAAAGTGGGCATTACAATGGCGAATCTTTCAATTTTAAAAAATGGCAAGGCAAAGGCTGTTCGTTTTTCAACGCTAGAGGCGATTTGCGAGGCGCTGGATTGTCAGCCCGGCGATATTTTAGAATATCAAAAAAATAAAGATACATCATCATAGTACAAAGCTAAGAATCCGTAATGACCGAGCGCATTATGGATTTTTTTGTATCGAAAGTGTTAGCGACAGGTACAATTACGCTGGGGCGTAATTGATGGAAAAATGAATCGTAATGACAGTGGCATCCGTCAGTAGTGGAGAAAGAGGGTGAGAGCAATGATGGATATTGAACAAATTATCGAGGAGCATGGCGATTATTTAGTAAGGGTTGCCTATTTATATGTGAAAAATCAGGCGACTGCTGAGGATATTGTCCAGGATGTGTTCATTGCCTTTTATCAAAAGCAGGAGCAGTTTCGCCAAGAGGCATCATTGCGTACATATTTAGTAAAAATGACGGTCAATCGTAGCCATGATTATTTACGAAGCTGGAAAAGCAAACGCTTAACATTGTTGGAGAAAATAACAGGCCGTACAACAACCGTTACGCCTGAGAAGGAAATGCTCAAGAAGTCCGTGAAGCAGGAGCTAATTGAGGCATTATTTACATTATCAGTCATGTATCGAGAGGTGTTGATTTTGTATTATTTTGAGGAGCTGTCAACCGTAGAAATTGCGCAACTTATTCGCTGCCCTGAGGCAACCGTTCGCACACGATTACAGCGGGCGCGCAAACAGCTTGCAACAGCCATTGGTCATTTTGATTGGGAGGTGCTACGCCATGAATCGATTTAAAGAGGATGCGCTAAAGGAGCTACAGCACATTAAGCTGTCACCACAGCGCAAACAGCAAATGGCTGATAAAGCACGGCACGCAAAGCAGCGTCAGGCGGGCAATCAATGGTCATACCGTTTGGTGCTTGCAGCGTTTACAATACTGGCGCTAGGCTTTAGCTATTTAATCATGCAAAAGGGACAACAGCCACTAGGTCAACAAACAGCAAGCTCAGCGGATACATGGAGCTTGTGGTCATTATGGGCATCAGATATTGTCAGAGGGCTTTGTGTGCTGGGCTTATATATGGGGCTGGGCTATTTTGTTAAGTACGTGCTGCGGAAAAAGGGCTATGGTTTACCTGTTTGTATTGCATGTGGAGAGAGCTGGTCGAAGAAGGAGGCGCGTCAATTACATCGCAAAAATGATAATATTATTTGTCCATCTTGTGGGAAAAAGCAATATCGCACAAAGAAGTCGATTCAGGCT is part of the Lysinibacillus sp. FSL K6-0232 genome and harbors:
- a CDS encoding cation:proton antiporter, translating into MFDNLLFQLPFIIFIGLFSQWLAWRFRMPAIVVMSIAGLVIGPFTGLVAPKETFGPMFQTLISLAVAVILFEGSLSLDFREIRGFRKSILRISTVGAAIAWIAGSIAAHFVAGLSWPVSFVIGGLFIVTGPTVILPLLRQAKLKERPATILKWEGIVVDPFGALLALFAYQVVLGIYQLEGGTSLTVFFISAFLAALLGGLVGFIMGQCLERSLIPEFLKSPLLLALILLVFAISDAIMHETGLLAVTVMGLVMANMHLKSHHELLHFKENISVILISSVFIMLTSSLTVDILWQLLDWRMLLFVLAMMFIVRPLSIWIATINTGLTLEERALIGWIAPRGIVALTVSGYFATALQEVGFQSAQMLTALTLALVFATVVAHGFSIGWLAKKLNLQASSGTGIMIVGASPFTTQLAVSLKNNDIDVFMMDRSWEDLSPARQQGITTEAGDILSEHTEFYVDLTPYDQLIVATKQDAYNVLVCAEFAPELGHPNIYQTALHSTDPKNYSRKYGGQLLVDAEHDIHQLNALIEQGAQLRQTKITEVFTWEDYLAQNPQAVMVYAITQDGDIVLDMVNKYDDIKHEPHTIISLIG
- a CDS encoding DUF4260 domain-containing protein, which translates into the protein MIKLKPRNIITVEYLIAFGITIFFYGYLDFSWLSFLLFLLLPDITMLGYLWHTKAGASFYNIGHSFVLPALLMVIAFIASIPTLLMTALIWLAHIFLDRALGYGLKYADAFSKTHLQRIM
- a CDS encoding MerR family transcriptional regulator, whose product is MKIKQFAEKFAVTTDTIRYYEKEGLLHPLKQDNGYRIFNTDCEHTMKLIIVLRQLGFTLQEIKQLLALDQKPISTSCNQATMQLFTSKITAIKQQLHFYQHALQSLQLTQAYMADGHYEENQEKIAELIEDMYQNLRKGRD
- a CDS encoding sigma-70 family RNA polymerase sigma factor, with protein sequence MDAILDNIIDEHAEHLLRLAYFYVKNRYAAEDIVQEVFIKFSQRDYEERGQLRAYLSTLTINQSKDYLKSWHYKKLLLQEKIFPAQVKRQRDELVAAEERSQIGAAILQLSLLYREPLILYYYEEMKVHDIAQLLGVSENTVKTRLRRAREALKPHLQQEEWEVLQHE
- a CDS encoding GGDEF domain-containing protein, yielding MNTQEFEELWITLNELYNANRFLEYIEISSAAIDSAIKLGVYDKAILLLNYSCASYFYTGDLQLSMSVLERYRELTFQHGNDIDVIQYYNLASIYWGTFGHLKKSEELMLKGLKIAEHIQHAKSLGKLYNNLSDLEISIGNYQKAKDFAFKSLYYANAFEVKHQEPFTDILHPKTNLAIAHIELGEFQEANTLLQELLATIQQPPYSKVQLEVFNAYALLCERQGRVNEAIDLYQKTKYYALQNNDLAMLQAIYNSLVKLIEEQGNKVVLCAVQKEYINILLEMQRENYAHVLFEMEYNDHKKQFEKNAYIDPLTNIYNRRYFDEQAEKMTEKAAASHQSLALIMVDLDHFKEINDKNGHLFGDDALTTTAKTLKDFFQFLPSIVARFGGDEFIILSEIAEGETIQTMAANLYQTLSSLSLTVQEEVVQLAFSIGVSTNEQGKIVKVEELIRRADTALYASKRNGRNQITHYNHYCDMGNGI
- a CDS encoding DUF2975 domain-containing protein, which codes for MKQQTLFLKTAVVLMGLPILVLCIWRVPSLALKAIQYFPKTTLFALLIIYGAAIAFFIALYMALKLLSYIDQSIAFSGQSVKALKNIKFCAIIISSLYVIGMPLIYYVAEADDAPGLIIIGLVIIFASFVIAVFAAVLQKLLENAIAIKSENDLTI
- a CDS encoding helix-turn-helix domain-containing protein, yielding MAIIINIDVMLAKRKMSVTELSEKVGITMANLSILKNGKAKAVRFSTLEAICEALDCQPGDILEYQKNKDTSS
- a CDS encoding sigma-70 family RNA polymerase sigma factor → MMDIEQIIEEHGDYLVRVAYLYVKNQATAEDIVQDVFIAFYQKQEQFRQEASLRTYLVKMTVNRSHDYLRSWKSKRLTLLEKITGRTTTVTPEKEMLKKSVKQELIEALFTLSVMYREVLILYYFEELSTVEIAQLIRCPEATVRTRLQRARKQLATAIGHFDWEVLRHESI
- a CDS encoding TIGR04104 family putative zinc finger protein, with the translated sequence MNRFKEDALKELQHIKLSPQRKQQMADKARHAKQRQAGNQWSYRLVLAAFTILALGFSYLIMQKGQQPLGQQTASSADTWSLWSLWASDIVRGLCVLGLYMGLGYFVKYVLRKKGYGLPVCIACGESWSKKEARQLHRKNDNIICPSCGKKQYRTKKSIQASGVVSIPVSFIVLAPHIFQNFWLGIPISLIGMWLFYRQVAPYTFKLQDKDSVNEPLW